A genomic region of Halogeometricum rufum contains the following coding sequences:
- a CDS encoding DUF6517 family protein produces the protein MSTRRIVAVTLAVAVLTTTTGCIGFLTGEESLTFAAEPAGVDESAAQSAGYATDGPRVVEVNETFTVAGEERRVVAKNQVNTYEKTLDLGIFEAKLGVFTVISSPAVEIAGRTLNPIGDYSNRELVGLVQSRYQGLSDVDEVSSQTITVQGQETQVTKYAAVANVEGQEVDVYVHVTKYRDGEDFIVAVGVYPQQLGGEEGNVLSMMRAIEHPV, from the coding sequence ATGAGCACCCGTCGTATCGTCGCCGTGACCCTCGCGGTGGCGGTACTCACGACGACGACAGGCTGTATCGGCTTTCTGACCGGCGAGGAATCGCTCACGTTCGCCGCCGAACCCGCCGGCGTGGACGAGTCCGCGGCGCAGAGCGCGGGGTACGCGACGGACGGGCCCCGCGTCGTCGAGGTGAACGAGACGTTCACCGTCGCCGGGGAGGAACGCCGAGTCGTCGCGAAGAACCAGGTGAACACGTACGAGAAGACGCTGGACCTCGGTATCTTCGAGGCGAAACTGGGCGTGTTCACCGTCATCTCCTCGCCCGCCGTCGAGATAGCGGGCCGGACGCTGAACCCCATCGGCGACTACTCGAACCGCGAACTCGTCGGGCTGGTGCAGAGCCGATACCAGGGCCTCAGCGACGTCGACGAGGTGAGTTCGCAGACCATCACCGTGCAGGGACAGGAGACGCAGGTGACGAAGTACGCCGCGGTGGCGAACGTCGAGGGCCAGGAGGTGGACGTCTACGTCCACGTCACGAAGTACCGCGACGGTGAGGACTTCATCGTCGCCGTCGGCGTCTACCCGCAGCAACTCGGCGGCGAGGAGGGCAACGTGCTGTCGATGATGCGCGCCATCGAACACCCGGTCTGA
- a CDS encoding winged helix-turn-helix domain-containing protein, with protein MQTTSTRHGSTASNQTNSSNCSLSTLVELLGDEYVRECLAAIRSEPKAARTIAEERDISRSTVYRRLERLQDAGLVRTEMTYDERGHHRRVFDAVVEGVELELDGDGFSVRVSTFDSDSSRSESGRDAVTEPVGSPSKY; from the coding sequence GTGCAGACAACATCGACTCGACACGGCAGTACAGCATCGAATCAAACGAACAGTTCGAACTGCTCGCTCTCGACGCTGGTCGAACTACTCGGTGACGAGTACGTACGCGAGTGTCTGGCGGCGATTCGGAGCGAACCGAAGGCCGCCCGAACCATCGCCGAGGAGCGTGACATCTCTCGATCGACGGTGTACCGACGGCTCGAACGCCTTCAGGACGCCGGCCTAGTCCGTACGGAGATGACGTACGACGAACGCGGACACCACCGTCGGGTTTTTGATGCCGTCGTCGAGGGCGTCGAACTCGAACTCGACGGCGACGGGTTCTCCGTCCGCGTCTCGACCTTCGACAGTGATTCGTCTCGCTCTGAGTCCGGTCGGGATGCAGTCACCGAACCCGTCGGTTCCCCCTCGAAGTACTGA
- the corA gene encoding magnesium/cobalt transporter CorA gives MIAAHVYDAGGVETVTVDSESDLEAARNADGTTWVRVAAATAEEMDAISRVFSIHALELEDIRNDVRPKTEEFPDHTFVLVKTASLRRGETTFDEEVETRPVGLFVGEDWVLTLTVEETTVPAVERVWRSVENREGRVLANGPDFAAYRVLDRIVDGYFGLLDEIETTIEEIEDGVLEGPDPSVLDGLNAVRRDLLSFRKVAWPTREALSVLARGDAAHVRDPTEKYFRDVYDQLVEIVDLTETYRDLARGARDIYLNTLSQSTNEVMRQLTVVATIFIPLTFVVGVYGMNFAGGAWNLPELSWPYAYPAVMLGMTLVTLVLVVHFQRESWL, from the coding sequence GTGATCGCAGCGCACGTGTACGACGCGGGCGGCGTCGAGACGGTGACGGTCGACTCCGAGTCCGACCTCGAAGCGGCCCGGAACGCCGACGGGACGACGTGGGTCCGCGTCGCCGCCGCGACGGCCGAGGAGATGGACGCCATCTCGCGCGTCTTCTCGATTCACGCGCTCGAACTCGAGGACATCCGGAACGACGTGCGACCCAAGACCGAGGAGTTCCCCGACCACACGTTCGTCCTCGTGAAGACGGCGTCGCTCCGGCGCGGCGAGACGACGTTCGACGAGGAGGTGGAGACGCGACCGGTGGGCCTGTTCGTCGGCGAGGACTGGGTGCTCACGCTGACCGTAGAGGAGACGACGGTGCCCGCCGTCGAACGGGTCTGGCGGTCCGTCGAGAACCGCGAGGGGCGCGTCCTCGCCAACGGTCCGGACTTCGCGGCGTACCGCGTCCTCGACCGCATCGTGGACGGCTACTTCGGACTGCTCGACGAGATAGAGACCACCATCGAGGAGATAGAGGACGGCGTACTCGAAGGGCCCGACCCGTCCGTGCTGGACGGTCTCAACGCGGTCCGCCGGGACCTGCTCTCGTTCCGGAAGGTGGCGTGGCCGACCCGGGAGGCCCTCTCGGTCCTCGCACGCGGCGACGCGGCGCACGTTCGCGACCCGACAGAGAAGTACTTCCGCGACGTGTACGACCAGTTGGTGGAGATAGTTGACCTGACGGAGACGTACCGGGACCTGGCGCGCGGGGCGCGAGACATCTACCTGAACACCCTCTCGCAGTCCACGAACGAGGTGATGCGCCAACTCACCGTCGTCGCGACCATCTTCATCCCGCTCACGTTCGTCGTCGGCGTCTACGGGATGAACTTCGCCGGCGGGGCGTGGAACCTCCCCGAACTGTCGTGGCCGTACGCGTACCCGGCGGTGATGCTGGGGATGACGCTCGTCACGCTCGTCCTCGTCGTCCACTTCCAGCGGGAGAGCTGGCTGTAG
- a CDS encoding ArsR/SmtB family transcription factor has translation MTEERGDTDLLSLLNTEYTQTILELIRAEPRTAREIIEGCGASKPTVYRRLNDLEDAGLVESGTALAVDGHHRRTFVSTLRSISVDVSDDGVAVTVTKSNSTRLSSQNGQVSAGD, from the coding sequence GTGACCGAGGAACGGGGTGACACGGACCTCCTGTCGCTGCTGAACACCGAGTACACGCAGACCATCCTCGAACTGATTCGAGCCGAACCGCGGACGGCGCGGGAGATCATCGAAGGATGCGGTGCGTCCAAGCCGACGGTGTATCGACGTCTGAACGACCTCGAAGACGCCGGACTCGTCGAGTCGGGGACCGCCCTTGCCGTCGACGGACACCACCGACGGACGTTCGTGTCGACACTCCGGTCGATTTCAGTCGACGTGTCTGACGACGGCGTCGCCGTTACCGTGACGAAGAGCAACTCGACGCGACTCTCATCACAGAACGGGCAGGTCTCCGCCGGAGACTGA
- a CDS encoding alpha/beta fold hydrolase — MNRTMRTVAGGIGLLLGAGGLSLWRWKRDRLDELAAGSELVETRRGAIEVARRGAGDPVLVLHGDPGGYDQALQLGEAVSPDGFEIIAPSRPGYLRTPLGDNRSPGEQAALLDAMLDELGIERTLVVGLSGGGPSALHLAAGYPERVSGVILGSAVTTAFDERMFDTGNPLLDPLLTSAPVLDVRSGLMAVLRRVNPDGFVRGMHAGLSTLEGEELASYVDFVTTNPEQRGRALDFASTILPTSVRVEGTLNDERWFRELPLVEYDSIRCPVLVIHGEFDGAVPIAHAEFVADAVPDASLLRLKADHLLWLGPDAERAAEGVRAFIASVADATASSGDGPVVD; from the coding sequence ATGAACCGAACGATGCGGACGGTGGCGGGTGGAATCGGGCTGCTCCTCGGAGCGGGCGGGCTCTCGCTGTGGCGGTGGAAGCGGGACCGGCTCGACGAACTCGCGGCGGGGAGCGAACTGGTGGAGACGAGGCGCGGAGCCATCGAAGTCGCCCGGCGGGGCGCGGGCGACCCGGTTCTGGTTCTCCACGGCGACCCCGGCGGGTACGACCAGGCGCTCCAGTTGGGCGAGGCGGTGTCCCCGGACGGGTTCGAGATTATCGCGCCGTCGCGCCCCGGCTACCTGCGGACGCCGCTGGGCGACAACCGCTCCCCGGGCGAACAGGCGGCGCTGTTGGACGCGATGCTGGACGAACTCGGAATCGAGCGGACGCTGGTGGTCGGACTCTCGGGTGGCGGGCCGTCGGCGCTCCACCTCGCTGCCGGCTATCCGGAACGGGTGTCGGGGGTGATTCTCGGCTCCGCGGTCACCACCGCGTTCGACGAGCGAATGTTCGACACGGGCAATCCGCTCCTCGACCCGCTGCTCACGAGCGCGCCCGTCCTCGACGTGCGGTCGGGCCTGATGGCGGTGCTGCGGCGCGTGAACCCGGACGGCTTCGTCCGGGGGATGCACGCCGGTCTCTCGACGCTGGAGGGCGAGGAGCTGGCGTCGTACGTCGACTTCGTCACGACGAACCCGGAACAGCGGGGCCGCGCGCTCGACTTCGCGTCGACGATTCTGCCGACGAGCGTGCGCGTCGAGGGGACGCTGAACGACGAGCGCTGGTTCCGCGAACTCCCGCTGGTGGAGTACGACAGCATCCGGTGTCCCGTGCTGGTGATTCACGGCGAGTTCGACGGTGCGGTCCCCATCGCGCACGCCGAGTTCGTGGCGGACGCGGTGCCGGACGCGAGCCTCCTGCGCCTGAAGGCCGACCACCTGCTCTGGCTCGGACCCGACGCCGAACGTGCCGCAGAGGGGGTGCGCGCGTTCATTGCGTCGGTCGCCGACGCGACAGCGTCGAGCGGGGACGGTCCCGTCGTCGACTGA
- a CDS encoding FAD-dependent oxidoreductase, which yields MRDECQPRRGDRGRPNRRLSPSCHPDEPRRTKLSHSKGSQSSRRPPNEATESERSGPSVGPVNETHRADFVSKASDRRDSAGVPVHPSLEWLTTAKTVGTGPDRQVLVVGDTVVGVFLCALLRDAGYDPLLLERPDQVVESRVTLLWPSTLGVLRTVGVSLRDIATVVDTVSVERIDSRRSHATLSREAAGEAEPVVVRTRDLRRALEAQLPVTQNRTNRRVGALSDEDDGVVVEFDDGVREWFDAVVDASGTSVVRRADRSSSSFTRLRQHETAVDVDSSSDGVREVWCSDALAQRIPLPDGTESVVRITTPEGAMPTALDGTEWTEALSIEPDRLGSAVAETEPRAVRQLRLRGSGAERRWWGTGRIAFCGPSAYPVAPASGLRVPLGIEDAVQLVVDLRQDSTSVSDAVSSYAAHRRDRLSEVRRQATKLRAEHEYPVRTPESRLSALGLLRTVALGSFCGPDLFALQRNAFE from the coding sequence ATGAGAGACGAGTGTCAGCCGCGGAGAGGCGACCGGGGACGTCCGAACCGTCGTTTATCGCCGTCCTGTCACCCGGACGAACCGCGGAGAACGAAGCTTTCACACTCGAAAGGAAGCCAATCCAGCCGGAGACCTCCGAACGAGGCCACCGAGTCGGAGCGCTCGGGACCGTCCGTCGGTCCGGTGAACGAGACGCACCGGGCCGACTTCGTATCCAAAGCGTCCGACCGGCGAGATAGTGCAGGCGTCCCAGTTCACCCCTCCCTCGAGTGGCTGACGACCGCGAAGACGGTCGGCACTGGCCCCGACCGGCAAGTGCTCGTCGTCGGAGACACCGTCGTCGGCGTGTTCCTCTGTGCGCTTCTTCGAGACGCCGGATACGACCCGCTCCTGCTCGAGAGACCCGACCAGGTCGTCGAGTCGCGCGTTACCCTCCTGTGGCCGTCGACGCTCGGCGTTCTCCGGACGGTCGGCGTCTCGCTCCGAGACATCGCGACAGTCGTCGACACTGTCTCGGTCGAGCGAATCGATTCGCGACGCTCTCACGCCACCCTCTCGCGAGAGGCGGCGGGCGAAGCCGAACCAGTCGTCGTTCGGACGCGAGACCTCCGTCGGGCACTCGAAGCGCAACTTCCCGTGACGCAGAACAGAACGAACCGACGCGTCGGTGCACTGTCCGACGAGGACGACGGCGTCGTCGTCGAGTTCGACGACGGTGTCCGGGAGTGGTTCGACGCGGTCGTCGATGCGAGCGGTACCTCTGTGGTCCGCCGGGCGGATCGGTCGTCGTCGTCGTTCACCCGGCTTCGGCAGCACGAGACAGCTGTCGACGTCGATAGCTCCTCCGACGGCGTACGAGAGGTCTGGTGCTCGGACGCCCTCGCACAACGGATACCGCTCCCGGACGGGACGGAGAGCGTGGTTCGAATTACGACACCAGAGGGCGCGATGCCGACGGCGCTCGACGGGACCGAGTGGACCGAAGCTCTGTCCATCGAACCGGATAGACTCGGGAGTGCGGTGGCCGAGACGGAACCGCGGGCCGTTCGACAACTCCGTCTTCGTGGCTCGGGTGCCGAACGAAGGTGGTGGGGAACCGGCCGCATCGCCTTTTGCGGACCGTCTGCGTATCCCGTCGCCCCGGCGAGTGGGCTCCGAGTTCCGCTCGGCATCGAAGACGCGGTGCAACTCGTCGTCGACCTCCGACAGGACTCGACGTCCGTCTCGGATGCGGTCAGCTCCTACGCCGCACACCGCCGAGACCGGCTCTCGGAGGTTCGCCGGCAGGCAACGAAGCTTCGGGCCGAACACGAGTATCCCGTGCGTACCCCTGAATCGCGGCTCTCCGCGCTCGGGTTGCTCCGCACGGTCGCGTTGGGGTCGTTCTGTGGCCCCGACCTGTTCGCACTGCAGCGAAACGCCTTCGAGTAG
- a CDS encoding PAS domain S-box protein, with protein MVVERIVEVVEREHALTSFRELYDEGSEATTVHDAETGHMVHANRTFCELLGYDRETIRTMRFGELIAHVPGYDHERAMDVFSSVAERDESLEIQWPLKTADGEVRWSDARLSSVRVGNREVVLSTSVDITERRRHEHRYEQVFDNVNDVISIHDPWAEEMLDVNETMSELTGYGHETLLEMDVGGVSDTDLGFSEGRAYEMQQRVAASGESETVEWMIETASGDRRLLETNLAPATIDGEDRVLALSRDVTERREYERRLERERDRRSVLFQNNPDPVIRVRFEGGEPIIREVNPAFEEVFGFPSADVVGTSVVDAVVPADEREQHERLREKVVRGEPVEREARRLTADGVRNFQFKVIHFGSSSEDDSATDAYVWYTDVTDRKRREKTVRRLHESTDEVQNAETRQEVCEAVVDAAENVLGLANPACWVEGKSEESLTSVAGYGDQWGGASSDNNASTFEPGDEGYVAYTENEPRVVDTADWDEGDQSKAAILLPLGDHGLFGAAEPGGGEFEAVTRTAARILARHATTALERVERGRELRESDRRFRLIADRIDEVIFLSEPDFSELFYVNDAYETLWGESVEKLYDDPRGFIDSIDPRDRESFEADFEEMVADIERGDADESYVFEYRIRPDGGDVRWVRATGYPVELEDGDDTRFVGIVEDVTDRRELERTYRGVFENVSDGLVIHEPESGRIVDVNERFCRMNGYERDELVGETIDVVTASDHEYERAEALIEEAREQGSQLFEWRNRRKNGETYPVEVHLSVVDIRGNERVLGSVRDVTERKRREREYEQIFNGVQDAITVFDPSTGEIVEVNDTYREMLGYDDLGTIRELGISGLSVSDEGYTEERGTKLIREVAETGEPRTVEWRGERKDGELLWLEAKLAPVEIGGERRVVSMQRNVTERKRREHEYEQIFDGVHDAITVHDSDTAELVDVNETFCDLLGYERAEILEMGVDGYTPEQEGYSLESGREFIHEVVETGDPKQITWPVETRDGELRWLDIEGTTVEIGGRVRYVSIGRDVTERRRTERKLSAILDRIDEAIFLTRVEEITAASQSPDYVSSGYESIWGQSLEQIRDSNEDGFFGTLHPDDEEEYRSTVEAIVADVDADAADDRYSQEYRIERTDGTIRWVQSDYYPTEWGAGETRIVIVSRDVTARKARERRIASFDDATDDLARADSPEEAARQAVEAATDLLELPAVGVLLYDDDDGVLRPEVLSGQFPEAVATDSVGPSDGALWEVFATGTIVASDGGTSRSGFVGATDARPDTLSDLEAWRAMALGNHGVLLVGAPEQSLDSDTIQAAHVLAATLEAAFSHLQSRERLAAQEERLRTQTERADRLDRIAHLAQQVEAAITDASAPAEVEQEICDRLAGSGPYDLAWTGGIDVGTDRLAARTVVGATDQYVDEMALTTTDSTADPHPTVTTWRTDEVCVADSIVDDGPTGDWRRIVLSEGYQSLCAVPLTYDGITHGVLTIGRDTPNAFDERERAMLSQLGTSIGYALAAIERRRALESDESVELEFRGSNVALPFARAAAAADCRVTLVRTVARQDGPTSVYVRFEGDLPDNTARVADRTFSGDVSVVSEASSKTVFEVRADEWFGSPLAEYGGVIRDASADADETTLTVEVPGEADVRSFVGRLQEMAPSLELVARRQHRRRDRTPAELSDRVRAELTDRQFEVVQTALSAGYFEWPRENDGGEVADRLGITQPTLNKHLRLAEKKTFGLLFDTESV; from the coding sequence GTGGTCGTAGAGAGGATCGTCGAGGTCGTCGAACGGGAACACGCCCTGACGAGCTTTCGGGAGTTGTACGACGAGGGTTCGGAAGCCACGACGGTTCACGACGCGGAGACGGGCCACATGGTCCACGCCAATCGAACGTTCTGTGAACTACTCGGGTACGACCGCGAGACGATTCGGACGATGCGGTTCGGGGAACTCATCGCTCACGTGCCGGGATACGACCACGAGCGTGCGATGGACGTCTTCTCCAGCGTCGCCGAGCGGGACGAGTCGCTGGAGATCCAGTGGCCACTCAAGACCGCCGACGGGGAGGTACGGTGGTCCGATGCACGGCTGTCGTCGGTTCGCGTCGGCAACCGGGAGGTCGTCCTCTCGACGTCGGTGGATATCACCGAGCGTCGCCGTCACGAACACCGATACGAGCAGGTGTTCGACAACGTCAACGACGTCATCTCTATTCACGACCCGTGGGCCGAAGAGATGCTCGACGTCAACGAGACGATGAGCGAGTTGACCGGCTACGGCCACGAGACGCTCCTCGAGATGGACGTTGGCGGGGTCAGCGACACCGACCTCGGGTTCAGCGAGGGCCGCGCGTACGAGATGCAGCAACGCGTCGCCGCCAGCGGCGAGTCAGAGACCGTCGAGTGGATGATAGAGACGGCGTCGGGGGACCGCCGACTGCTGGAGACGAACCTCGCGCCGGCCACCATCGACGGGGAAGATCGGGTGCTCGCGCTCTCGCGAGACGTGACCGAGCGACGAGAGTACGAACGCCGCCTCGAACGGGAACGGGACCGGCGATCGGTCCTGTTCCAGAACAACCCCGACCCGGTCATCAGAGTCCGATTCGAGGGCGGTGAGCCGATCATACGTGAGGTGAATCCGGCATTCGAGGAGGTGTTCGGCTTTCCTTCGGCCGACGTCGTCGGTACGAGCGTCGTCGATGCGGTCGTTCCAGCCGACGAACGTGAGCAACACGAACGGCTCCGAGAGAAGGTCGTCCGTGGCGAACCGGTCGAGCGCGAAGCGCGGCGATTGACTGCCGACGGCGTCAGGAACTTCCAGTTCAAGGTTATCCACTTTGGGTCGAGCTCGGAGGACGACTCGGCGACCGACGCGTACGTGTGGTACACCGACGTTACGGACCGGAAGCGGCGAGAAAAAACGGTCCGCCGCCTCCACGAGTCGACGGACGAAGTCCAAAACGCCGAGACGAGACAGGAGGTCTGCGAAGCGGTCGTCGACGCCGCCGAAAACGTGCTGGGGCTCGCGAATCCGGCGTGCTGGGTCGAAGGAAAGAGCGAGGAGTCGCTGACATCGGTCGCCGGGTACGGAGACCAATGGGGCGGTGCCTCGTCCGACAACAACGCGAGCACGTTCGAACCGGGAGACGAGGGTTACGTGGCATACACGGAGAACGAGCCCCGGGTCGTCGACACGGCCGACTGGGACGAAGGCGACCAGTCGAAGGCTGCGATCCTCCTCCCACTGGGCGACCACGGACTGTTCGGCGCGGCCGAACCGGGCGGTGGGGAGTTCGAGGCAGTCACTCGCACCGCCGCTCGCATCCTGGCCCGCCACGCGACGACCGCACTCGAGAGGGTCGAACGCGGCCGCGAACTCCGGGAGAGCGACCGGCGCTTCCGACTCATCGCCGACCGAATCGACGAGGTCATCTTCCTCTCGGAACCGGATTTCTCGGAGCTCTTCTACGTGAACGACGCCTACGAGACACTCTGGGGAGAGTCCGTCGAGAAGCTGTACGACGACCCACGAGGATTCATCGACAGCATCGACCCGCGGGACCGCGAGTCGTTCGAGGCCGACTTCGAGGAGATGGTCGCCGACATCGAACGCGGCGACGCCGACGAGAGCTACGTCTTCGAGTACCGAATTCGTCCCGACGGCGGGGACGTCCGGTGGGTCCGGGCCACCGGCTACCCCGTCGAACTGGAAGACGGAGACGACACGAGGTTCGTCGGTATCGTCGAAGACGTCACCGACCGGCGTGAACTCGAACGGACGTACCGAGGGGTGTTCGAGAACGTCTCGGACGGACTCGTCATCCACGAGCCCGAATCGGGCCGGATAGTCGACGTGAACGAGCGATTCTGTCGGATGAACGGCTACGAGCGGGACGAACTTGTGGGCGAGACGATAGACGTCGTCACTGCCTCCGATCACGAGTACGAGCGTGCCGAGGCTCTTATCGAAGAGGCACGCGAGCAGGGCTCACAGCTGTTCGAGTGGCGAAACCGACGAAAGAACGGTGAGACGTACCCCGTCGAGGTTCACCTGAGCGTCGTCGACATCAGAGGGAACGAACGCGTGTTGGGGAGCGTCAGGGACGTGACCGAGCGAAAGCGTCGCGAGCGTGAGTACGAGCAGATATTCAACGGCGTTCAAGACGCCATCACCGTGTTCGACCCGTCGACTGGGGAGATAGTCGAAGTCAACGATACCTATCGCGAGATGCTGGGATACGACGACCTCGGGACGATACGAGAGCTGGGAATCAGCGGTCTCAGCGTCAGCGACGAAGGGTACACCGAGGAACGGGGAACGAAACTCATCAGAGAGGTGGCTGAGACCGGCGAACCCCGGACCGTCGAGTGGCGGGGTGAACGAAAAGACGGCGAGTTGCTGTGGCTGGAGGCGAAGTTAGCGCCCGTCGAGATCGGTGGAGAGAGGCGGGTCGTCTCCATGCAACGGAACGTCACGGAACGAAAGCGTCGCGAACACGAGTACGAACAGATATTCGACGGCGTCCACGACGCCATCACGGTCCACGACTCGGACACGGCGGAGCTAGTCGACGTCAACGAGACGTTCTGCGACCTGCTCGGTTACGAGCGCGCGGAGATACTCGAGATGGGGGTCGACGGCTACACCCCCGAACAAGAGGGTTACTCCCTGGAATCCGGCCGGGAGTTCATCCACGAGGTCGTCGAGACGGGCGACCCGAAGCAGATCACGTGGCCGGTCGAGACGCGCGACGGGGAGCTACGCTGGCTGGATATCGAGGGGACGACGGTCGAGATCGGCGGGCGAGTCCGCTACGTGTCGATCGGACGCGACGTCACCGAACGTCGGCGCACCGAACGCAAACTCAGCGCGATCCTCGACCGGATCGACGAGGCGATATTTCTCACCCGGGTCGAAGAGATCACGGCGGCCTCACAGTCACCGGACTACGTCAGTTCCGGCTACGAGTCGATCTGGGGACAATCCCTCGAACAGATCAGAGACTCCAACGAGGACGGGTTCTTCGGGACGTTACATCCCGACGACGAGGAGGAGTATCGGTCGACCGTCGAAGCGATCGTCGCCGACGTCGACGCCGACGCCGCAGACGACCGATACTCGCAGGAGTACCGCATCGAGCGCACGGACGGAACGATCCGATGGGTGCAGTCCGACTACTATCCGACCGAGTGGGGCGCGGGCGAGACTCGAATCGTAATCGTCAGTCGGGATGTGACGGCTCGAAAAGCCCGCGAGCGACGTATCGCCTCGTTCGACGACGCGACCGACGACCTCGCGAGGGCCGACTCGCCCGAAGAAGCCGCGCGTCAGGCCGTCGAAGCGGCGACCGACCTGCTCGAACTCCCTGCAGTCGGGGTTTTGCTGTACGATGACGACGACGGCGTCCTCCGCCCCGAGGTACTCTCGGGGCAGTTCCCCGAGGCGGTCGCGACCGACAGCGTCGGTCCGAGTGACGGGGCGTTGTGGGAGGTGTTCGCCACCGGAACGATCGTCGCCTCGGACGGCGGAACCAGTCGCTCCGGCTTCGTCGGCGCGACTGACGCCAGACCAGACACGCTGTCGGACCTCGAAGCGTGGCGTGCGATGGCCCTCGGTAACCATGGCGTCCTTCTCGTCGGCGCTCCCGAGCAGTCGCTCGACTCGGACACGATACAGGCCGCTCACGTCCTCGCGGCGACGCTCGAAGCCGCTTTCAGCCACCTTCAGAGCAGAGAGCGACTCGCCGCACAGGAAGAACGCCTCCGGACACAGACCGAACGCGCGGACCGACTGGACCGGATCGCACACCTCGCCCAACAGGTGGAAGCCGCCATCACAGACGCCTCCGCCCCTGCGGAGGTCGAACAGGAGATCTGTGATCGCCTCGCCGGTTCCGGCCCGTACGACCTCGCCTGGACGGGCGGCATCGACGTCGGCACGGATCGACTCGCTGCACGAACCGTCGTCGGGGCGACTGACCAGTACGTCGACGAGATGGCCCTGACCACGACCGACAGCACCGCCGACCCGCATCCGACCGTCACGACGTGGCGAACCGACGAGGTCTGCGTGGCGGATTCGATCGTCGACGACGGTCCGACGGGAGACTGGCGACGGATCGTCCTCAGCGAAGGGTATCAATCGCTGTGCGCGGTTCCGTTGACGTACGACGGTATCACGCACGGTGTGTTGACTATCGGGAGGGATACGCCGAACGCGTTCGACGAACGGGAGCGAGCGATGCTGTCGCAACTCGGAACCTCGATCGGATACGCTCTCGCGGCCATCGAGCGGAGGCGGGCGCTGGAATCCGACGAGTCGGTCGAACTGGAGTTCCGCGGGTCGAACGTGGCCCTCCCGTTCGCTCGCGCCGCCGCCGCCGCCGACTGTCGGGTCACGCTCGTACGGACGGTCGCGCGGCAGGACGGACCGACCAGCGTCTACGTCCGCTTCGAGGGCGATCTCCCCGACAACACTGCACGAGTGGCGGACCGGACGTTTTCGGGAGACGTCAGCGTCGTGAGCGAGGCGTCGTCGAAGACCGTGTTCGAGGTCAGAGCCGACGAGTGGTTCGGGTCGCCGCTAGCCGAGTACGGCGGGGTGATTCGCGATGCCTCGGCCGACGCCGACGAAACGACTCTCACCGTCGAGGTTCCCGGGGAGGCGGACGTGCGGTCGTTCGTCGGCCGACTGCAGGAGATGGCACCGTCGCTCGAACTCGTCGCCAGGCGGCAACACCGACGGCGTGACCGAACGCCGGCGGAACTCTCCGACCGCGTCAGAGCGGAACTCACCGACAGGCAGTTCGAGGTCGTACAGACGGCCCTGTCGGCGGGCTACTTCGAGTGGCCCCGAGAGAACGACGGTGGCGAGGTGGCCGACCGACTCGGCATCACCCAGCCGACGTTGAACAAACACCTCCGACTCGCCGAGAAGAAGACGTTCGGTCTCCTGTTCGACACCGAGTCGGTATGA